Proteins from a single region of Thermotoga maritima MSB8:
- a CDS encoding TM0106 family RecB-like putative nuclease, which yields MTISYEDVENFLVCPRRYYLSKKISKEVSPNFSEELMEAGFPLENPVIVCEFEGHELVSNPDLIVKDRDGWRIILRKSAKRFKDKYILESAYHALVFSRAGLEVSGVEIVSDSFSRKMENWKNLIPIVEDVLREMLTIDDDPHPRVGRHCRYCDFLEDCEGKFFEEKSLLLVNGIGEETYRVLYGMGIETLEDLAEADQRILEKVFGKEKGKRFVMAARAFLENRVIMITPPEDLPEGTIVDIEYHPSEERDFLYGFLIGDEYRYFLEEDQGDLIAFLNSLDDESVFYHYHGPEKRKLISLIGRNKRMNFLDVFTILRNHFVFPVMSYSLKRIAKYLGYDWRTSLNGYEILRLYEKWKKTRNEELLKQMLLYNEDDVRATKLVLDFMRSYSSFS from the coding sequence ATGACAATAAGCTACGAGGATGTAGAAAATTTCTTGGTGTGCCCAAGGCGATATTACCTTTCAAAAAAAATTTCAAAAGAGGTTTCTCCGAACTTTTCGGAGGAGTTAATGGAGGCTGGATTCCCGCTCGAAAATCCTGTGATCGTGTGTGAGTTTGAGGGTCATGAACTGGTTTCAAATCCCGATCTGATTGTGAAAGACAGGGATGGATGGAGAATTATTCTGAGAAAGAGCGCAAAAAGGTTTAAAGACAAATACATCCTTGAGAGCGCTTATCATGCCCTGGTTTTCTCAAGGGCTGGCCTGGAAGTTTCGGGCGTGGAGATCGTATCTGACAGCTTCTCAAGAAAGATGGAAAACTGGAAAAATCTGATACCCATCGTCGAAGATGTTTTGAGAGAAATGTTGACAATAGATGATGATCCTCACCCCAGAGTGGGAAGACACTGTAGATACTGTGATTTCCTCGAAGATTGCGAAGGGAAGTTTTTTGAAGAGAAGAGTTTGCTTCTGGTGAACGGGATAGGAGAAGAAACGTACAGGGTTCTCTATGGAATGGGTATAGAAACGCTGGAAGATCTCGCGGAGGCGGACCAGAGAATCCTGGAAAAGGTATTTGGAAAAGAGAAAGGAAAAAGATTCGTTATGGCGGCGAGGGCGTTTCTCGAGAATAGAGTGATAATGATAACCCCTCCGGAGGATCTTCCAGAAGGAACAATAGTTGACATAGAGTATCATCCGTCAGAAGAGAGGGATTTTCTCTATGGGTTTTTAATAGGTGATGAGTACAGATATTTTCTGGAAGAGGATCAAGGAGATCTGATCGCATTTTTGAATTCTCTGGACGATGAGAGTGTTTTCTATCACTATCATGGACCGGAGAAGAGAAAGCTGATTTCATTGATCGGCAGAAACAAAAGGATGAATTTTCTCGATGTGTTCACAATCCTGAGGAATCATTTCGTTTTTCCTGTTATGTCCTACTCGCTCAAAAGAATCGCTAAGTATCTGGGGTACGATTGGAGAACGTCCCTGAATGGTTATGAAATACTGCGGCTTTATGAGAAATGGAAAAAAACGAGAAACGAGGAGCTTCTAAAGCAGATGCTCCTGTACAACGAGGATGATGTGAGAGCAACGAAGCTGGTCCTGGATTTCATGAGGTCTTACTCTTCTTTTTCGTAG